A window from Oreochromis aureus strain Israel breed Guangdong linkage group 16, ZZ_aureus, whole genome shotgun sequence encodes these proteins:
- the LOC120433535 gene encoding trace amine-associated receptor 13c-like has product MLHKHWVQQFHLPAVMEETELCFPKLLNTSCMRLRRPHFEIMLTYILLSSIALLTVTLNLFVIISISHFRQLHTRNNVLLLSLSAADFGVGLVMFFQIVLIDGCWFLGDIMCTLYQYLAYVITSASIGTMVIISVDRYLAICYPLHYSTKITQQRVEIVVCLCWICSVIFQSLILMDNLKQPGRYNSCIGECVFVINYIAGLVDVTFSFIVPITVIVVLYLRVFVVAVSQAHAMRSQLAVTHQQSVTVTAKKSELKAAWTLGIVVVVFLICMCPYYCVALTVKDNALSASSAAFVIYLFFFNSCLNPILYVFFYSWFRKSIKVIVTLQILQPDSSKANML; this is encoded by the exons ATGTTGCACAAACACTGGGTTCAGCAGTTTCACCTACCTGCAGTGATGGAGGAAACTGAACTCTGCTTTCCAAAACTTCTTAACACCTCCTGCATGAGGCTGAGGCGTCCCCACTTTGAGATCATGCTGACTTATATTCTGCTGTCTTCAATCGCTCTGTTAACTGTGACTCTTAATCTGTTTGTCATCATCTCCATCTCACACTTCAG GCAGCTCCACACCCGCAACAACGTCCTCCTTCTGTCACTCTCCGCAGCTGATTTTGGTGTaggtcttgtcatgttcttccAAATTGTGCTCATAGATGGCTGCTGGTTCCTCGGTGACATCATGTGCACTCTGTATCAATACCTAGCATATGTCATCACCTCGGCCTCAATAGGAACCATGGTGATCATATCTGTTGATCGATATTTGGCTATTTGTTACCCTCTACATTACTCCACCAAGATCACACAACAAAGAGTTGAAattgttgtctgtttgtgttggaTCTGTTCTGTCATCTTTCAAAGTCTGATTCTGATGGATAACCTGAAGCAACCAGGCAGGTATAACTCTTGCATTGGAGAGTGTGTCTTTGTCATTAATTACATCGCAGGACTTGTTGATGTTACTTTTTCCTTTATTGTTCCCATTACTGTAATTGTAGTTTTGTATCTGAGAGTGTTTGTGGTGGCTGTGTCTCAGGCTCATGCCATGAGGTCTCAGCTTGCAGTCACTCACCAGCAATCAGTTACAGTTACTGCAAAGAAATCGGAGCTGAAAGCAGCCTGGACTCTTGGTATTGTTGTCGTTGTGTTTCTCATATGTATGTGTCCATATTACTGTGTGGCTCTCACAGTGAAAGACAATGCACTGAGtgcttcttctgctgcttttgTGATATATTTATTCTTCTTTAACTCGTGTCTGAACCCCATCTTATATGTCTTTTTTTACTCGTGGTTCAGAAAATCCATAAAAGTCATTGTTACTCTTCAGATACTGCAGCCTGACTCTTCTAAGGCCAACATGCTTTAG